The Acidobacteriota bacterium genome contains a region encoding:
- a CDS encoding ATP-binding protein, translated as MLFRTLSAAVIGIESRLVEVEVDSTPAPGGDPHYATVGLPDAAVRESRERLRAAMRNCGFDPPNAHVLINLAPADVRKEGSGFDLPMAMALLGCWGALPNGNGHHGIRDCLFAGELALDGSLRPIRGSLPMAIMARAQGIPRLIVPAANAAEAAVVQGLDVYGAHDLPEVMTWMRDRSTASPVRVDTAAMLERERSAGEDFAEVKGQQTAKRALEVACAGGHNILMIGPPGSGKTMLARRIPSILPDLTFEEALEATQIHSVSGTLAREGGATSLLTHRPFRAPHHTISDAGLIGGGNGPRPGEVSLAHRGVLFLDELPEFPRSVLEVMRQPLEDGKVTIVRAASSVTYPSRFMLAAAMNPCPCGFFNDPTRECHCTPPQIQRYAGRISGPLLDRIDIHLDVPAVKYQELRGAAAAAEPSARIRDRVTAARARQLARLGAEGIFCNAQMSSRQLARHCALSPACEQLLERAMTKLALSARAHDRILKVARTIADLAAAPALEPAHLAEAIQYRTLDRTYWA; from the coding sequence ATGCTCTTCCGCACCCTCAGCGCCGCCGTCATCGGAATCGAATCGCGCCTGGTCGAAGTCGAGGTCGATTCCACCCCCGCGCCCGGCGGCGACCCGCACTACGCCACCGTCGGCCTGCCCGACGCCGCCGTCCGCGAAAGCCGCGAGCGCCTGCGCGCCGCCATGCGCAACTGCGGTTTCGACCCGCCCAACGCCCATGTGCTCATCAATCTCGCCCCCGCCGACGTCCGCAAGGAAGGCTCGGGCTTCGACCTGCCCATGGCCATGGCGCTGCTCGGCTGCTGGGGGGCACTCCCCAACGGCAACGGCCATCACGGCATCCGCGACTGCCTCTTTGCCGGCGAGCTGGCGCTCGACGGCTCCCTCCGCCCCATCCGCGGCAGCCTGCCCATGGCCATCATGGCGCGGGCGCAGGGCATTCCGCGTCTCATCGTCCCCGCCGCCAACGCCGCCGAAGCCGCGGTCGTGCAGGGCCTCGACGTCTACGGCGCCCACGATCTGCCCGAAGTCATGACCTGGATGCGTGACCGCTCCACCGCCTCTCCCGTCCGCGTCGATACCGCCGCCATGCTCGAGCGCGAGCGTTCCGCCGGCGAAGACTTTGCCGAGGTCAAAGGCCAGCAGACCGCCAAGCGCGCCCTCGAAGTCGCCTGTGCCGGCGGCCACAACATCCTCATGATCGGCCCGCCCGGCTCCGGCAAGACCATGCTCGCCCGCCGCATCCCCTCCATCCTGCCCGACTTAACCTTTGAAGAAGCTCTCGAAGCCACCCAAATCCACAGCGTCAGCGGCACCCTCGCCCGCGAAGGCGGCGCCACCTCGCTCCTCACTCACCGTCCCTTCCGCGCTCCCCACCACACCATTTCCGACGCCGGCCTCATCGGCGGCGGCAACGGTCCCCGTCCCGGCGAAGTCAGCCTCGCCCATCGCGGCGTGCTCTTTCTCGACGAGCTCCCCGAGTTCCCCCGTTCCGTTCTCGAAGTCATGCGCCAGCCCCTCGAAGACGGCAAGGTCACCATCGTCCGCGCCGCGAGCTCGGTGACCTATCCCTCCCGCTTCATGCTCGCCGCCGCCATGAACCCCTGCCCCTGCGGCTTCTTCAACGATCCCACGCGCGAGTGCCACTGCACCCCGCCCCAAATCCAGCGCTATGCCGGCCGCATCTCCGGCCCTCTCCTCGACCGTATCGATATTCACCTCGACGTGCCCGCGGTCAAATATCAGGAACTGCGCGGCGCCGCTGCCGCCGCCGAGCCCAGCGCCCGCATCCGCGACCGCGTCACCGCCGCCCGCGCCCGCCAGCTCGCCCGCCTCGGCGCCGAAGGTATTTTCTGCAACGCCCAGATGAGTTCCCGCCAGCTTGCCCGCCACTGCGCCCTCTCGCCCGCCTGCGAGCAGCTTCTCGAGCGCGCCATGACCAAGCTCGCCCTCAGCG
- a CDS encoding ArsR family transcriptional regulator translates to MVQYSSERLDGSFGALADATRRGVLEQLGQADASITALAAKFHMTLTGMKKHVGILERAGLVTTEKVGRVRTCKPGLRDLKEAAAWIDRYRQLWEARFDELENIVEELKRQKKFKA, encoded by the coding sequence ATGGTTCAGTATTCGAGTGAACGCCTCGACGGCTCGTTCGGCGCGCTGGCGGACGCCACGCGGCGCGGGGTTCTGGAACAGCTCGGGCAAGCGGACGCGTCGATCACGGCCCTCGCCGCAAAGTTCCACATGACCCTCACGGGTATGAAGAAGCACGTGGGAATCCTGGAGCGAGCGGGACTGGTCACCACGGAAAAGGTCGGGCGGGTGCGGACCTGCAAGCCCGGTCTACGCGACCTGAAGGAAGCGGCGGCATGGATTGACCGCTACCGCCAACTCTGGGAGGCGCGCTTCGACGAGCTGGAGAACATCGTTGAGGAATTGAAACGACAGAAAAAGTTCAAGGCATGA
- a CDS encoding ATPase produces MKNPTTVERTSERELAVTRIFNAPVRLVFEAWTKPELLRRWWAPKSFGISFVSCEADVRTGGTYRFVFRHAAAEQPMAFFGRYLEVKPDARIVWTNEESAGGPLTTVTFEEKGDTTVLVLRELYPSKQALDDAIASGSTGTSGASEQFEQLDILLG; encoded by the coding sequence ATGAAGAATCCCACTACGGTAGAACGAACCTCTGAGCGTGAGCTGGCTGTCACGCGAATCTTTAACGCCCCCGTGCGGCTGGTGTTCGAAGCCTGGACCAAGCCGGAATTGCTCAGGCGGTGGTGGGCGCCGAAGTCGTTTGGAATATCGTTCGTTTCGTGCGAGGCCGATGTTCGAACGGGGGGCACGTACCGATTTGTGTTCCGCCACGCTGCGGCGGAGCAACCGATGGCCTTCTTCGGCCGGTATCTCGAAGTCAAGCCTGACGCGCGTATCGTCTGGACGAACGAGGAAAGCGCCGGTGGTCCGCTTACCACCGTGACCTTTGAGGAAAAGGGCGATACGACCGTGCTGGTCCTGCGCGAACTCTATCCCTCCAAACAAGCTCTCGACGACGCTATCGCCTCGGGAAGCACGGGCACGAGCGGGGCGAGCGAGCAGTTCGAGCAGTTGGACATACTCCTGGGTTAG